Genomic window (ANME-2 cluster archaeon):
GATTTCCTGAATCTATACTTTTATAAATTCTAGTATAAATTTGAAATTATATATATATAATTGTTGCTATGATTTGCGCGCTTTTCGGAAATCACCCTGGACCTGTTTGATATCCTGTAGTATGTCCAAAGTGCCATAAAAGTCAAGCTGACACTGATGATGATTGAAAAAAGATACATGCAGCCGGAAATCGGCTGCGCATTAATTATCCTTAACAGGAACAGCCTGAACCGCACTTGGGTGCATTGGGATTGTTGATCACAAAACCTTTGCCGTGTTCGTTGTCAATATAATCGATCTCTGCGCCATCCAGAGATTCCTGGATGTCTGAGTTCATAAGCAACCTGACACCATTGCTGGTTGTTTCCAGGTCATCATCTTTCTTTGTGTCATCCAGGGTCATCCCGTAACTGAGACCGCTGCAGCCCATACCTGCTATAAAAATACGCAGTGCATGATCCTGTTTATTTTCCTGTTCCAGGAGAGTTTTCAATTCCCCTGCTGCTAATTCTGTTACTTCGATCATTGTATCACATATTTGAGTTGAGTTTGTTCGATACTATACGAACAGTATTTATTCCTGTTTGCTTAAAAAGCTTACGGTCACTCACTTGACTTGAACGTACTTTAATATTACCCTTTTATCTTAAAAGAACCGGGATGCAAGGGTCTGTGTGACCTGGCAGTGTTCAACATGCCCGCAATAGTCGCATGATGCATCATCTGGCCTCTCCGGCAGCCTTCCATCCCTTATTTTCCTGACCCTGCCCGCAAGTGCCAGCACCTTCCGACGGTCTGCATGTCTTATTGGTACTTCACGCACAATACCGTACCTGGCATATTCCACCATGCCTTTCATAACGGCACTGTCATACTTATCTTCAAGCAGAATGGACAGTGCGGTAAGCCGGATGCGGTCATTTTTCCACGCACCGCTTATAGGAGCTTTCCCGGTACGAATTATGGATGGAGTTAAACAGCCGTCAACCATTACCAGCCTGTCAGGACTACCTGACATAACAAGTTTTTCACTATACAGTACAGGTTCACTATCCATTGAAGTGAGAAAATCAAGAAGCTTCTCAATCCCAAAAGCCTGTATTGATGCCTGGATCCCATTCATGATCCCGTCAAGATGCGAGCACACTTCTGAGGTTGCAAGGGATATTGTTTCCGGGTCAATGCCGGCAAGTTCGTCCCGGTATATGGTAGTTACCTGCCGTGCGGACATATCCAGCAGTGACTGCAAAGATGGGAACATTTCTTCAGAGGTTATCACCTCTGCATAATCCTGTGCCATTTCTTTCAGGATAAGAGCTGCTACATAGGATGGAGTGATTGTCTTTTTGGGG
Coding sequences:
- a CDS encoding iron-sulfur cluster assembly accessory protein; this encodes MIEVTELAAGELKTLLEQENKQDHALRIFIAGMGCSGLSYGMTLDDTKKDDDLETTSNGVRLLMNSDIQESLDGAEIDYIDNEHGKGFVINNPNAPKCGSGCSC